Proteins encoded together in one Nocardioides marinisabuli window:
- a CDS encoding MSMEG_6728 family protein has product MQTFLPYADFARSARALDPKRLGKQRVECLQVVRGLTVEGYGWRRHPAVLMWRGHLEALGRYSLTCCEVWVAEGRADTVADTLRTDLAAAGVTEVRDQAELAAAGALPAWLGDEAFHLSHRSALVRKDPEHYRPLFPDAPDDLPYVWPPPEAPAHSSIG; this is encoded by the coding sequence ATGCAGACGTTCCTGCCGTACGCCGACTTCGCCCGCTCCGCCCGGGCGCTCGACCCCAAGCGGCTGGGCAAGCAGCGGGTGGAGTGCCTCCAGGTCGTGCGAGGTCTCACCGTCGAGGGCTACGGCTGGCGGCGCCACCCGGCGGTGCTGATGTGGCGGGGCCACCTGGAGGCCCTGGGCCGCTACTCCCTGACCTGCTGCGAGGTGTGGGTGGCCGAGGGCCGCGCCGACACCGTCGCCGACACGCTGCGCACCGACCTGGCCGCGGCCGGGGTCACCGAGGTCCGCGACCAGGCCGAGCTCGCGGCCGCCGGTGCCCTGCCGGCGTGGCTCGGCGACGAGGCGTTCCACCTCAGCCACCGCTCGGCGCTGGTGCGCAAGGACCCCGAGCACTACCGCCCGCTGTTCCCCGACGCGCCCGACGACCTGCCCTACGTCTGGCCGCCACCTGAGGCTCCCGCCCATTCGTCGATCGGTTGA
- the moaC gene encoding cyclic pyranopterin monophosphate synthase MoaC translates to MAGASGEPGQDRLTHVDEHGAARMVDVSEKAVTARTARASGRVLVSAQVVALLRGEGVPKGDALAVARLAGIMGAKQTPSLVPLCHPLALSGVEVDLAVADDAVEIAATVRTTDRTGVEMEALTAVSVAALTVVDMVKAVDKAAVITDVRVETKSGGRSGDWARP, encoded by the coding sequence ATGGCCGGCGCGTCGGGCGAGCCGGGGCAGGACCGGCTGACCCACGTCGACGAGCACGGCGCCGCCCGCATGGTCGACGTCTCCGAGAAGGCCGTGACCGCGCGCACCGCCCGCGCCTCGGGCCGGGTGCTGGTCTCGGCGCAGGTCGTGGCGCTGCTGCGCGGCGAGGGCGTGCCCAAGGGCGACGCGCTCGCGGTGGCGCGGCTGGCCGGGATCATGGGCGCCAAGCAGACCCCGTCGCTGGTCCCGCTGTGCCACCCGCTCGCGCTCTCGGGCGTCGAGGTCGACCTGGCGGTCGCCGACGACGCCGTCGAGATCGCCGCGACCGTGCGCACCACCGACCGCACCGGCGTCGAGATGGAGGCGCTGACGGCCGTCTCGGTCGCCGCGCTGACCGTGGTCGACATGGTCAAGGCCGTCGACAAGGCCGCCGTCATCACCGACGTGCGGGTCGAGACCAAGAGCGGCGGGCGCTCGGGCGACTGGGCGCGGCCGTGA
- a CDS encoding 5-formyltetrahydrofolate cyclo-ligase, which produces MPREQTPSGSAAAAAKTALRDRVVTSRRRRPLPERAEAARAVAEHLLASPEVRRAATLAAYVAVGSEPGTGLLLEALRASGRRVLLPVLLPDGDLDWATYGGEEHLRRAPLGLLEPDGERLGPDAVAGADVVLVPGLAVAADGLRLGRGGGSYDRALARVPLGTFTCVLLHDDEVGLDVPREPHDRPVTAAASPSGLTRF; this is translated from the coding sequence GTGCCTCGTGAGCAAACACCCTCCGGGTCCGCCGCCGCGGCGGCCAAGACGGCGCTGCGCGACCGGGTCGTCACCAGCCGGCGCCGGCGGCCGCTGCCCGAGCGCGCGGAGGCCGCCCGGGCCGTGGCCGAGCACCTGCTGGCCAGCCCCGAGGTACGCCGCGCCGCCACCCTCGCGGCGTACGTCGCGGTGGGCAGCGAGCCCGGCACCGGGCTGCTCCTCGAGGCGCTGCGGGCCTCGGGCCGCCGGGTGCTGCTGCCGGTGCTGCTGCCCGACGGCGACCTCGACTGGGCGACGTACGGCGGCGAGGAGCACCTGCGCCGCGCCCCGCTCGGCCTGCTCGAGCCCGACGGCGAGCGGCTGGGCCCCGACGCGGTCGCCGGCGCCGACGTGGTGCTGGTGCCCGGCCTCGCGGTGGCCGCCGACGGGCTGCGGCTCGGTCGCGGCGGCGGCTCCTACGACCGGGCCCTGGCCCGGGTGCCACTGGGCACCTTCACCTGCGTGCTGCTGCACGACGACGAGGTCGGTCTCGACGTCCCCCGCGAACCGCACGACCGCCCGGTCACCGCCGCCGCCTCCCCCTCCGGCCTGACCCGCTTCTGA
- a CDS encoding FmdB family zinc ribbon protein produces MPTYQYACTECGHAFEQFQSFSDDALTTCPECEGRLRKLFNAVGVVFKGSGFYRTDSRADAKSGGSSSTSGSSSTSKDSGSSSSTSSTSGSSRTSGSSSSTSGSTSSSTPAASS; encoded by the coding sequence ATGCCGACCTACCAGTACGCCTGCACCGAGTGCGGCCACGCCTTCGAGCAGTTCCAGAGCTTCTCCGACGACGCGCTCACCACGTGTCCCGAGTGCGAGGGCCGGCTGCGCAAGCTCTTCAACGCCGTCGGCGTCGTCTTCAAGGGCTCGGGCTTCTACCGCACCGACAGCCGCGCCGACGCCAAGTCGGGTGGCTCCAGCAGCACCTCCGGCTCGTCCTCGACGAGCAAGGACTCCGGCTCCTCGAGCAGCACGTCCAGCACCTCGGGCTCCTCGAGAACCTCGGGCTCCTCGAGCAGCACGTCGGGCAGCACGTCGTCGAGCACCCCCGCCGCCTCCTCCTGA
- a CDS encoding MscL family protein, translated as MGGFKSFVLRGNLVDLAVAVIMATAFGAVVTTFTAWLTGKLPSGVEDIFSNKENSFGAFMNAVIAFLILAAVVYFLIVLPYTRAKEKYFPSPAPGTPEDTVLLREIRDALIAGRGTPTA; from the coding sequence ATGGGTGGATTCAAGAGCTTCGTCCTGCGCGGCAACCTCGTCGACCTGGCCGTCGCGGTCATCATGGCGACCGCCTTCGGCGCGGTGGTCACCACGTTCACGGCCTGGCTGACCGGCAAGCTGCCGAGCGGCGTCGAGGACATCTTCTCCAACAAGGAGAACTCGTTCGGCGCCTTCATGAACGCCGTGATCGCGTTCCTGATCCTGGCCGCGGTCGTCTACTTCCTGATCGTGCTGCCCTACACCCGGGCCAAGGAGAAGTACTTCCCCAGCCCCGCCCCGGGCACGCCCGAGGACACCGTCCTGCTGCGCGAGATCCGCGACGCGCTGATCGCCGGCCGGGGGACCCCGACCGCCTGA
- the glp gene encoding gephyrin-like molybdotransferase Glp, producing the protein MPDAPITVEEHLERILAAVRPLPAYQQPLMESLGLAAAESVVSPIPLPPFDNSAMDGYAVHRADVAGAGADTPVELPVVGEIGAGNARLLALSPGTAAKIMTGAPMPAGADAVVPYEWTDRGVARVRIDKAPADGQHVRCSGEDVAVGDLLIDEGTVLGPRHLGLLASVGRSTIAVRPRPRVVILSTGTELREPGTDLGHDSIYDGNSFLLAAAARRAGALAYRVGIVPDQPRAFLDALEDQLVRADVVVTSGGISMGDYDVVKEALAPLGTVWFGPVAMQPGKPQGFGTVGEDDTLIFTLPGNPVSSYLSFEMFVLPALRTMMGLTPVSRPQVPMRLTHAISSPPGRRQFLRATTEPGHGRVSPVGGPGSHLVGDLAEADALVVVPEDVTELPAGAEVSVIHLDSGLEGGH; encoded by the coding sequence ATGCCTGACGCGCCCATCACCGTCGAGGAGCACCTCGAGCGGATCCTGGCCGCGGTCCGCCCGCTGCCGGCCTACCAGCAGCCCCTGATGGAGTCGCTGGGCCTGGCCGCCGCCGAGTCGGTGGTCTCGCCGATCCCGCTGCCGCCCTTCGACAACTCCGCGATGGACGGGTACGCCGTGCACCGCGCCGACGTGGCCGGCGCCGGGGCCGACACCCCGGTCGAGCTGCCCGTGGTTGGCGAGATCGGCGCCGGCAACGCCCGCCTGCTGGCGCTCTCGCCGGGCACGGCGGCCAAGATCATGACCGGCGCGCCGATGCCGGCCGGCGCCGACGCGGTGGTGCCCTACGAGTGGACCGACCGCGGCGTGGCCCGGGTGCGCATCGACAAGGCGCCCGCCGACGGCCAGCACGTGCGCTGCTCGGGCGAGGACGTCGCCGTCGGCGACCTGCTCATCGACGAGGGCACCGTGCTCGGCCCGCGCCACCTGGGGCTGCTGGCCTCGGTCGGCCGCTCGACCATCGCGGTGCGGCCCCGCCCGCGGGTGGTGATCCTCTCCACCGGCACCGAGCTGCGCGAGCCCGGCACCGACCTGGGCCACGACTCGATCTACGACGGCAACTCCTTCCTGCTGGCCGCCGCCGCCCGCCGCGCCGGGGCGCTGGCCTACCGGGTCGGGATCGTGCCCGACCAGCCGCGCGCCTTCCTCGACGCCCTCGAGGACCAGCTGGTGCGCGCCGACGTCGTGGTGACCTCGGGCGGCATCTCGATGGGCGACTACGACGTGGTCAAGGAGGCGCTCGCGCCGCTGGGCACGGTCTGGTTCGGCCCGGTGGCGATGCAGCCGGGCAAGCCGCAGGGCTTCGGCACGGTCGGCGAGGACGACACGCTGATCTTCACGCTGCCCGGCAACCCGGTGTCGTCGTACCTGTCCTTCGAGATGTTCGTGCTGCCGGCGCTGCGCACGATGATGGGGCTGACCCCGGTCTCGCGCCCGCAGGTGCCGATGCGGCTGACCCACGCGATCTCCTCGCCGCCCGGGCGGCGCCAGTTCCTGCGCGCCACCACCGAGCCCGGCCACGGCCGGGTCAGCCCGGTCGGCGGCCCGGGCTCGCACCTGGTCGGCGACCTCGCCGAGGCCGACGCGCTGGTCGTCGTCCCCGAGGACGTCACCGAGCTGCCCGCGGGCGCCGAGGTCAGCGTGATCCACCTCGACTCCGGTCTCGAGGGCGGCCACTGA
- a CDS encoding LCP family protein: MTQPDPTPNAEVATPVAAGARAGRRRAAPRRSHTVARVLVSTLVVLAMVSGLTITYLYRHYSDNLTVLDIEDQIVGERPDKVEVAGPQEPLNVLVMGSDSREGENNIDGLTGGGERSDTTLLLHLSADRERAYGVSIPRDSMVDRPACRTEGGAEIPAESYTMWNEAFQLAGPACTIQQFEELTGIRLDHFVVVDFEGFQGMVDAVGGVEVCIPETIDDRAHGIYLEAGTRKLEGIQALNYVRERYALSGGSDIGRMKRQQAFIASMASTVLSSDTLARPDRLLGFLEAATESLTLDEGLGNLVKIAQLGYEFRGIGPDKIQFMTIPNAVDPADPNKLVWTEDAAGVWNALAADEPLTKRLRSDVITAGKVPGSSSSDEDDDEAGSGSGSGSGGGDGLATDEALEAAGLCT; encoded by the coding sequence GTGACCCAGCCCGACCCGACGCCGAACGCCGAGGTGGCGACCCCGGTGGCCGCCGGTGCGCGCGCCGGACGGCGCCGCGCGGCGCCGCGCCGCTCCCACACCGTGGCCCGGGTGCTGGTCTCCACGCTGGTCGTGCTCGCCATGGTCTCCGGGCTGACGATCACCTACCTCTACCGCCACTACAGCGACAACCTCACCGTCCTCGACATCGAGGACCAGATCGTCGGCGAGCGCCCCGACAAGGTCGAGGTCGCCGGTCCGCAGGAGCCGCTCAACGTGCTCGTGATGGGCTCCGACAGCCGCGAGGGCGAGAACAACATCGACGGCCTCACCGGCGGCGGCGAGCGCTCCGACACCACCCTGCTGCTGCACCTCTCGGCCGACCGCGAGCGTGCGTACGGCGTCAGCATCCCGCGCGACTCGATGGTCGACCGACCGGCCTGCCGCACCGAGGGCGGCGCCGAGATCCCGGCCGAGTCCTACACGATGTGGAACGAGGCCTTCCAGCTCGCCGGCCCGGCCTGCACCATCCAGCAGTTCGAGGAGCTCACCGGCATCCGCCTCGACCACTTCGTCGTCGTCGACTTCGAGGGCTTCCAGGGCATGGTCGACGCGGTGGGCGGCGTCGAGGTGTGCATCCCCGAGACGATCGACGACCGGGCCCACGGCATCTACCTGGAGGCCGGCACCCGCAAGCTCGAGGGCATCCAGGCCCTCAACTACGTGCGCGAGCGCTACGCCCTCTCCGGCGGCTCCGACATCGGCCGGATGAAGCGCCAGCAGGCCTTCATCGCATCGATGGCCAGCACGGTGCTGTCCTCCGACACCCTGGCGCGCCCCGACCGGCTGCTCGGCTTCCTCGAGGCCGCCACCGAGTCGCTCACCCTCGACGAGGGCCTCGGCAACCTGGTCAAGATCGCGCAGCTGGGCTACGAGTTCCGCGGGATCGGGCCCGACAAGATCCAGTTCATGACCATCCCCAACGCCGTGGACCCCGCCGACCCCAACAAGCTGGTGTGGACCGAGGACGCCGCCGGGGTCTGGAACGCGCTGGCCGCCGACGAGCCGCTGACCAAGCGGCTGCGCAGCGACGTGATCACCGCCGGCAAGGTGCCCGGCTCCTCCTCGTCGGACGAAGACGACGACGAGGCTGGCTCCGGCTCGGGCTCGGGGTCGGGCGGCGGCGACGGGCTGGCCACCGACGAGGCCCTCGAGGCCGCGGGGCTGTGCACGTGA
- a CDS encoding penicillin acylase family protein, with product MTDTSTNSAGQRPDPDDAPSPPPPGGPAGAVARFLGGTWRRFRALPLPMRLAAYVAAGLVLLLVLTAATATVLVRRPLPQTGGTVEITGLDGEVEVLRDEHGIAQVYADTMGDLARGQGFVHAQERFFEMDVRRHATAGRLAELFGEDAVESDAYVRTMGWRRVAEKEVALLTPDTRAFLEAYADGVNAYLEDRGTSSISVEYSVLRLGGLTYTPEEWTPVDSLAWLKAMAWDLRGNMDDEIARVLSADAVGEERAAALFPAYPYDEVTPIVTQGAVVDQVYEQDARRGQTRVPLRPGFEADQRSALRDLGDGLARMPAWLGRGEGIGSNSWVVAGEHTASGSPLLANDPHLGTSLPGVWMQMGLHCRDVGPACPLDVSGFTFSGVPGVIIGHNADIAWGFTNLGPDVTDLFVERVTDEDVLHDGELRPLRIREEVIRVQGGQDVRLTVRTSSHGPLVSDVAEQLGEVAEATGDDIGTFVPEDEEAAIALQWTALQPGTTADAILALNLASDWDAFRAAASDFEAPAQNLVYADTEGHIGYQAPGRIPIRKSGNDGTVPSAGWLPENDWTGAFVPYDALPSVLDPDEGFVITANQAVVGPRYPFFLTDDWDRGARSERIRSLLTDRLEAGPVDVDDMLEIQLDTRNPMAPVLVPHLLDVDLPRGYADDGQALLDDWDFSQPAEGEHSAAAAYYNVVWANLLELLFADELPADLAPDGGQRWMAVVADLLDEPDNGWWDDLVTEEVERRDDTLERAMLEARDELVRLQARDAESWTWGHVHRLDLRSATLGESGIAPVEALLNRDDWGVGGGSGIVDASSWDAAEGYTVTAAPSMRLVTSPGDWDASRWINLTGVSGHPASPHYTDQTDLWAVGDTLPWLFGEDAVSDATEDRLVLRPAD from the coding sequence ATGACCGACACCTCGACGAACAGCGCCGGGCAGCGTCCCGACCCGGACGACGCCCCCTCGCCCCCGCCCCCGGGCGGTCCCGCCGGGGCCGTGGCGAGGTTCCTGGGCGGCACGTGGCGACGCTTCCGGGCGCTGCCGCTGCCGATGCGCCTGGCGGCGTACGTCGCCGCGGGGCTGGTGCTGCTCCTGGTGCTGACGGCGGCGACCGCCACCGTGCTGGTGCGGCGTCCGCTGCCCCAGACCGGCGGGACGGTCGAGATCACCGGCCTCGACGGCGAGGTGGAGGTGCTGCGCGACGAGCACGGGATCGCCCAGGTCTACGCCGACACGATGGGCGACCTGGCGCGCGGCCAGGGCTTCGTGCACGCGCAGGAGCGCTTCTTCGAGATGGACGTGCGGCGCCACGCGACCGCCGGCCGGCTTGCCGAGCTGTTCGGTGAGGACGCCGTCGAGAGCGACGCCTACGTGCGCACCATGGGCTGGCGGCGGGTGGCGGAGAAGGAGGTCGCGCTGCTGACCCCCGACACCCGCGCGTTCCTGGAGGCCTACGCCGACGGCGTGAACGCCTACCTGGAGGACCGCGGCACCTCGAGCATCTCGGTGGAGTACTCCGTGCTGCGCCTGGGTGGGCTGACCTACACCCCCGAGGAGTGGACCCCCGTCGACTCCCTGGCCTGGCTCAAGGCGATGGCCTGGGACCTGCGCGGCAACATGGACGACGAGATCGCGAGGGTGCTCAGCGCCGACGCGGTGGGCGAGGAGCGGGCGGCGGCGCTGTTCCCCGCCTACCCCTACGACGAGGTCACCCCGATCGTGACGCAGGGCGCGGTCGTCGACCAGGTCTACGAGCAGGACGCGCGACGCGGCCAGACACGGGTGCCGCTGCGCCCGGGCTTCGAGGCCGACCAGCGCTCCGCCCTGCGCGACCTGGGCGACGGGCTGGCGCGGATGCCGGCCTGGCTCGGCCGCGGGGAGGGCATCGGGTCGAACTCGTGGGTGGTCGCGGGCGAGCACACCGCCTCGGGCAGCCCGCTGCTGGCCAACGACCCCCACCTGGGCACCAGCCTGCCCGGCGTGTGGATGCAGATGGGCCTGCACTGCCGCGACGTCGGCCCGGCCTGCCCGCTCGACGTCAGCGGCTTCACCTTCTCCGGTGTGCCCGGCGTCATCATCGGCCACAACGCCGACATCGCCTGGGGGTTCACCAACCTCGGGCCCGACGTCACCGACCTCTTCGTCGAGCGGGTCACCGACGAGGACGTGCTCCACGACGGCGAGCTGCGCCCGCTGCGGATCCGCGAGGAGGTCATCCGGGTCCAGGGCGGCCAGGACGTGCGCCTGACGGTGCGCACCAGCAGCCACGGCCCGCTGGTCTCCGACGTCGCCGAGCAGCTCGGCGAGGTCGCCGAGGCCACCGGTGACGACATCGGCACCTTCGTCCCCGAGGACGAGGAGGCCGCGATCGCCCTGCAGTGGACCGCGCTGCAGCCCGGCACCACCGCCGACGCGATCCTGGCGCTCAACCTGGCCAGCGACTGGGACGCCTTCCGCGCCGCGGCCTCCGACTTCGAGGCCCCCGCCCAGAACCTGGTCTACGCCGACACCGAGGGGCACATCGGCTACCAGGCGCCCGGGCGCATCCCGATCCGCAAGTCGGGCAACGACGGCACCGTGCCGTCCGCCGGCTGGCTGCCCGAGAACGACTGGACCGGGGCCTTCGTGCCGTACGACGCCCTGCCCAGCGTGCTCGACCCCGACGAGGGGTTCGTCATCACCGCCAACCAGGCCGTCGTCGGCCCGCGCTACCCCTTCTTCCTCACCGACGACTGGGACCGGGGCGCCCGCTCGGAGCGCATCCGCTCCCTGCTCACCGACCGTCTCGAGGCCGGGCCCGTCGACGTCGACGACATGCTCGAGATCCAGCTCGACACCCGCAACCCGATGGCCCCGGTGCTGGTGCCCCACCTGCTCGACGTCGACCTGCCGCGCGGCTACGCCGACGACGGCCAGGCGCTCCTGGACGACTGGGACTTCAGCCAGCCCGCCGAGGGCGAGCACTCCGCCGCGGCGGCGTACTACAACGTCGTGTGGGCCAACCTGCTCGAGCTGCTCTTCGCCGACGAGCTGCCCGCCGACCTCGCCCCCGACGGCGGCCAGCGCTGGATGGCCGTGGTCGCCGACCTGCTCGACGAGCCCGACAACGGGTGGTGGGACGACCTGGTGACCGAGGAGGTCGAGCGTCGCGACGACACCCTCGAGCGGGCGATGCTCGAGGCCCGCGACGAGCTCGTGCGGCTCCAGGCGCGCGACGCCGAGAGCTGGACCTGGGGCCACGTGCACCGCCTCGACCTGCGCTCGGCCACGCTGGGGGAGTCCGGGATCGCCCCCGTCGAGGCCCTCCTCAACCGCGACGACTGGGGCGTCGGCGGCGGCTCCGGCATCGTCGACGCCAGCTCGTGGGACGCCGCCGAGGGCTACACCGTCACCGCGGCTCCCTCGATGCGCCTGGTCACCAGCCCCGGCGACTGGGACGCCTCGCGGTGGATCAACCTCACCGGCGTCTCGGGGCACCCCGCCAGCCCCCACTACACCGACCAGACCGACCTCTGGGCCGTCGGCGACACCCTGCCCTGGCTCTTCGGCGAGGACGCCGTCAGCGACGCCACCGAGGACCGGCTGGTGCTGCGCCCCGCCGACTGA
- a CDS encoding SAF domain-containing protein → MLAGLHVTTQPPPATVPVLVAAHDLPGGAVLEPGDLVTVGFSPASVPEDLAEAPLGEVLAAPLARGEVVSRARLVGPGLAQGAPSGVAALPVRLPDPEAVALLRVGDRIDLVATDPAEGGSRWWRSTSRCWPCPRPTAPPAAPRRG, encoded by the coding sequence GTGCTGGCCGGTCTGCACGTCACCACGCAGCCGCCGCCCGCGACCGTGCCGGTGCTGGTGGCCGCCCACGACCTGCCGGGCGGGGCGGTGCTGGAGCCCGGCGACCTGGTCACCGTCGGCTTCAGCCCGGCCAGCGTGCCCGAGGACCTGGCCGAGGCGCCCCTCGGCGAGGTGCTGGCCGCTCCCCTGGCCCGCGGCGAGGTCGTCAGCCGCGCCCGCCTGGTCGGGCCGGGCCTCGCGCAGGGCGCACCCTCCGGCGTGGCGGCGCTCCCGGTGCGGCTGCCCGACCCCGAGGCGGTGGCCCTGCTGCGCGTCGGCGACCGGATCGACCTGGTCGCCACCGACCCCGCCGAGGGCGGTTCGCGCTGGTGGCGCTCGACGTCGCGGTGCTGGCCCTGCCCCCGCCCGACGGCGCCCCCGGCAGCGCCGCGTCGGGGTTGA
- a CDS encoding UTP--glucose-1-phosphate uridylyltransferase translates to MGSPGLRAAREKMKAAGVDEVAVETFAHYYRLLEHGETGMIPESSIEPVDMESLADVEVDDEVATRAITETAVIKLNGGLGTSMGMDRAKSLLCVRRGLSFLDIIARQVLHLRQQHQARLPLIFMNSFRTSGDTMDALARYDDLPVAGLPLEFLQNKEPKLLVKDLSPVSWPKDPDLEWCPPGHGDLYTALRGTGLLDQLIEAGYRYVFVSNSDNLGAVPDPRVAGWFAASGAPFAIEAVRRTASDRKGGHFARRKSDGRIVLRETAQTLEEDKAALGDLERHRFTSTNNLWFDLQAMKDALDQREGILGLPLIKNVKNVDPGDKKSPEVIQVETAMGAAIEVFEGARLIEVGRDRFVPVKTTNDLLVLRSDVYAIGKDFVLDQEAEQVPFVELDETYYKLVGEFDKRFPEGAPSLKQAQRLSIAGDVTFGHGVSVVGDVTVGGRSAQRVEPGAVLSGDPDA, encoded by the coding sequence ATGGGTTCCCCTGGCTTGCGCGCTGCCCGCGAGAAGATGAAGGCCGCCGGTGTCGACGAGGTCGCTGTCGAGACCTTCGCGCACTACTACCGCCTGCTCGAGCACGGAGAGACCGGGATGATCCCCGAGTCGAGCATCGAGCCGGTCGACATGGAGTCGCTGGCCGACGTCGAGGTCGACGACGAGGTCGCCACGAGGGCGATCACCGAGACGGCGGTGATCAAGCTCAACGGCGGGCTCGGCACCTCGATGGGCATGGACCGGGCCAAGTCGCTGCTGTGCGTGCGCCGCGGGCTGTCGTTCCTCGACATCATCGCCCGCCAGGTGCTGCACCTGCGCCAGCAGCACCAGGCGCGGCTGCCGCTGATCTTCATGAACTCCTTCCGCACCTCCGGCGACACCATGGACGCGCTCGCGCGCTACGACGACCTGCCGGTCGCGGGTCTGCCCCTGGAGTTCCTGCAGAACAAGGAGCCCAAGCTCCTGGTCAAGGACCTCTCGCCGGTCAGCTGGCCCAAGGACCCCGACCTCGAGTGGTGCCCGCCCGGGCACGGCGACCTCTACACCGCCCTGCGCGGCACCGGGCTGCTCGACCAGCTGATCGAGGCCGGCTACCGCTACGTCTTCGTCTCCAACTCCGACAACCTCGGCGCCGTGCCCGACCCGCGGGTCGCCGGCTGGTTCGCCGCGTCGGGGGCGCCGTTCGCGATCGAGGCCGTGCGGCGCACCGCCTCGGACCGCAAGGGCGGTCACTTCGCGCGCCGCAAGAGCGACGGACGGATCGTGCTGCGGGAGACCGCGCAGACCCTCGAGGAGGACAAGGCGGCGCTCGGCGACCTCGAGCGGCACCGCTTCACCTCCACCAACAACCTGTGGTTCGACCTGCAGGCGATGAAGGACGCCCTCGACCAGCGCGAGGGCATCCTCGGCCTGCCGCTGATCAAGAACGTCAAGAACGTCGACCCCGGCGACAAGAAGTCGCCCGAGGTGATCCAGGTCGAGACCGCCATGGGTGCGGCGATCGAGGTCTTCGAGGGCGCCCGCCTGATCGAGGTGGGCCGCGACCGCTTCGTGCCGGTCAAGACGACGAACGACCTGCTGGTGCTGCGCTCCGACGTCTACGCCATCGGCAAGGACTTCGTGCTCGACCAGGAGGCCGAGCAGGTGCCGTTCGTCGAGCTCGACGAGACCTACTACAAGCTCGTCGGCGAGTTCGACAAGCGCTTCCCCGAGGGCGCGCCGTCGTTGAAGCAGGCCCAGCGCCTCAGCATCGCGGGCGACGTCACCTTCGGCCACGGCGTCTCGGTGGTCGGCGACGTGACCGTCGGGGGCCGCTCGGCCCAGCGCGTCGAGCCGGGTGCCGTGCTGAGCGGCGACCCGGATGCCTGA
- a CDS encoding MogA/MoaB family molybdenum cofactor biosynthesis protein, whose product MSLLAGVVVASNRAAAGVYDDTTGPLIVTALRELGFVVDEPVVVPDGDPVREAIATAVAAGARVVLTTGGTGLTPTDRTPEATRSLLEREVPGIAEAIRAHGLAKGVPTAMLSRGLAGLVGSCLVVNLPGSRGGVKDGLEVLAPVLVHAAEQVVGSDH is encoded by the coding sequence GTGAGCCTGCTCGCCGGGGTCGTGGTCGCCTCCAACCGCGCCGCGGCCGGGGTGTACGACGACACCACCGGCCCGCTGATCGTCACCGCCCTGCGCGAGCTGGGCTTCGTGGTCGACGAGCCGGTGGTGGTGCCCGACGGCGACCCGGTGCGCGAGGCCATCGCCACCGCCGTCGCGGCGGGCGCCCGGGTGGTGCTCACCACCGGCGGCACCGGGCTGACCCCGACCGACCGCACCCCCGAGGCGACCCGGTCGCTGCTGGAGCGCGAGGTGCCCGGCATCGCCGAGGCGATCCGCGCCCACGGCCTGGCCAAGGGGGTGCCGACCGCGATGCTCTCGCGCGGGCTGGCCGGCCTGGTCGGCTCCTGCCTGGTGGTCAACCTCCCGGGCTCGCGCGGCGGGGTGAAGGACGGCCTCGAGGTGCTGGCGCCGGTGCTGGTGCACGCCGCCGAGCAGGTCGTCGGGAGCGACCATTGA